From Salvia splendens isolate huo1 chromosome 3, SspV2, whole genome shotgun sequence, a single genomic window includes:
- the LOC121794867 gene encoding clp protease adapter protein ClpF, chloroplastic-like isoform X2, giving the protein MVQNSINTLVTSRCSVLCGSSDWSRRSSTQVREPYSVVGAPRLCHCVYGGRGASFAGPLKLSRRSGLKVQAGWLFRGNDKGSELDASCEHSERASEDILMFFFELDLATRVQYALNLEQYEVAQQLRNKLTEVETEVIKLRESRRGSASKSEAQDMAISILRLRADLQNAVENENYHQAAELRDEISKLEAKSLAASVKAQAYESAKYALRLGQKVKHKIFGYRAVICGMDPVCCESKSWIEGANIDKLTRGPDQPFYQVLVDMQENPNLLVAYVAEENLMVPDQQYMDRFEHPYASFLFYGMDGGGDFIPIKQLREKYNQPRHQLPYDPQDEDSGKSA; this is encoded by the exons ATGGTGCAAAATTCGATAAACACTTTGGTAACCTCTAGATGCAGTGTTTTGTGTGGATCAAGTGATTGGTCAAGGAGAAGTTCTACCCAAGTTAGGGAGCCGTATTCAGTTGTTGGGGCTCCGAGGTTGTGTCATTGTGTGTATGGTGGAAGAGGGGCCTCCTTTGCTGGACCACTTAAGCTGTCCAGACGTAGTGGTTTGAAGGTTCAAGCTGGATGGCTATTTAGAGGAAATGATAAGGGATCAGAATTGGATGCGAGCTGTGAGCATAGTGAGAGAGCCAGTGAGGATATTCTGATGTTTTTCTTTGAGCTCGATTTGGCCACCCGTGTACAG TATGCTTTGAATTTGGAGCAGTATGAAGTAGCCCAGCAACTGAGGAACAAGTTGACTGAG GTTGAAACAGAGGTTATCAAACTCCGAGAAAGCAGAAGAGGATCAGCATCCAAGAGTGAAGCTCAAGATATGGCTATAAGTATATTGAGACTACG TGCAGACTTGCAGAATGCAGTTGAGAATGAGAACTATCATCAGGCGGCTGAGTTGCGAGATGAAATTTCCAAACTCGAAGCGAAGTCTTTGGCTGCATCTGTAAAAGCCCAAGCATATGAAAGTGCAAAATATGCTCTCCGTTTGGGCCAAAAAGTAAAGCATAAAATATTTG GATATCGGGCTGTTATCTGTGGCATGGATCCAGTATGCTGTGAATCGAAATCATGGATTGAGGGTGCAAATATTGACAAGTTGACTCGTGGCCCTGATCAACCCTTCTATCAG GTGTTGGTTGACATGCAAGAAAACCCCAACCTCTTAGTGGCATACG TTGCCGAGGAGAACTTAATGGTGCCGGATCAACAATACATG GATAGGTTTGAACACCCTTATGCTTCCTTCTTATTCTATGGAATGGATGGTGGTGGGGATTTTATCCCGATTAAACAGCTGCGGGAGAAATACAACCAGCCACGGCATCAGCTCCCCTACGATCCACAGGACGAGGACTCCGGGAAGAGTGCATAG
- the LOC121794866 gene encoding uncharacterized protein LOC121794866 isoform X2, which produces MMEEYRRKELRRIRPSIEPLSSSSLGGPQVALEDARKWHMTGFPMLNSNYERTSISGVEITNSPMSCTKGNTDVQPGQFPFQNGSSSVKDSELLDSRPMKVRKKLFDLELPADEYIGTDEGKESPDCKGSDVSSYAPNGNLKSGPETQKLSPVGHIGATTECRIDASASGSCFRNPVMLADLNEPIDVEEATAPSSTNIFGHGSINRHTNGVNQHAMLNAGYLGANAKTVNYREGLLTNSSVESKANERGPLSHIYEAGSSRSNFYSVIPSLQQDKSHPMQCMLNPHDQTPGIYLTRHSQEDSWREGAHHHLESSDRSRDQSNNRFMGPHMASHAPGSDPFFSSSYYSGTWAHGVPSWAKPAKSFTQIITAADSRLNPAAAMDRGVQISGEPVSSWAKPAKCFTQMMTATDSSLTPAAAMDRGLQISAEWQKHCGGNRRVGDDFMLNPGLGGELSTWNGFYHGSASGSKEMKAHIPSSGFDYRNCSRGKNVVSDHMTSHGYGHFPRGSSFADSKPPLDINLNEVVSKSSYNEVMVLPDVATVDDKSKPEGHRSSLPWLNNTPARANDAANSRSYVQDFSNQLSCKAETVRDLNEPFTPIIELESNEMKTTRNQNVKKILGFPIFEAGDLKSELFSHVSNSASFSCPRDGNGVVKERKNRVIDINLECEPEEEVVVNEKQTKCGVVRDFIDLNSCITDCEDALAPSYESKTVKGKVILDIDLESPVLPEKESNEDAEGAAVSLLLENKTDSSQDEALRTAAEAIIAMSSSCPKIHPEESAGIDILEASLAESFMLFVNAVSSCPDESMSTDKDGLPKDLSEEMDDFEAMTLQIPETGEEDYMPTPFVPELQKNEEAGGNTVTRPRRGQARRGRQRRDFQRDILPGLTSLSRHEVTEDIQTFGGMMRATGHHWVSGLARRNGTRNGGGRGRRRAVVETVPAAAPTPTPTPTPLIQQLNSIEAGLEDRSLTGWGKTPRRPRRQRCPAAGNPTAVVLT; this is translated from the exons ATGATGGAAGAATACAGAAGGAAAGAACTACGTAGAATCCGACCATCAATAGAACCATTGTCATCATCAAGTCTCGGAGGGCCTCAAGTGGCATTAGAAGATGCTCGGAAATGGCACATGACGGGCTTTCCTATGTTGAATTCTAATTATGAAAGAACATCTATCTCGGGGGTTGAAATCACTAATTCTCCTATGAGTTGTACGAAAGGGAACACCGATGTGCAACCTGGTCAGTTCCCATTCCAGAATGGGTCTTCTTCTGTAAAAGACTCTGAACTGTTGGATTCAAGACCAATGAAGGTGAGGAAGAAGTTGTTCGATCTTGAACTACCAGCAGATGAGTATATTGGTACTGATGAAGGCAAAGAGTCACCGGATTGCAAAGGCTCGGATGTATCAAGTTATGCTCCTAACGGAAATCTAAAAAGTGGACCTGAAACTCAGAAGTTATCTCCCGTCGGGCATATTGGAGCAACAACTGAATGTAGGATAGATGCCTCAGCTTCTGGTTCTTGTTTTAGGAACCCTGTTATGTTGGCTGATCTGAACGAACCCATTGATGTTGAAGAGGCAACTGCTCCTTCGTCGACGAATATCTTTGGTCATGGTTCTATCAACCGACATACTAATGGTGTGAATCAGCATGCCATGTTGAATGCAGGTTATTTAGGTGCAAATGCCAAAACAGTAAATTACCGGGAAGGTCTTTTGACCAATTCGTCTGTTGAGAGTAAAGCTAATGAGAGAGGACCTCTCTCCCATATCTATGAAGCAG GGTCCAGCAGAAGTAACTTCTATTCAGTAATTCCCAGTCTTCAGCAAGATAAGTCTCATCCAATGCAATGCATGCTCAATCCACACGATCAAACTCCTGGAATATATCTAACTCGACATAGTCAAGAAGACTCTTGGAGGGAGGGAGCCCACCATCATCTAGAATCTTCTGATAGAAGCCGTGATCAGTCCAATAATAGATTCATGGGACCCCATATGGCTTCTCACGCCCCTGGTTCAGACCCATTCTTTAGTTCGTCTTATTATTCTGGCACCTGGGCTCATGGCGTCCCATCCTGGGCGAAGCCTGCTAAGAGCTTTACTCAGATAATAACAGCGGCAGATTCACGTCTGAACCCAGCTGCAGCAATGGATCGAGGGGTGCAGATTTCAGGAGAGCCTGTCTCATCCTGGGCGAAGCCTGCTAAATGCTTTACTCAGATGATGACCGCGACGGATTCATCTCTGACCCCAGCTGCAGCAATGGATCGAGGGCTGCAGATTTCAGCAGAGTGGCAGAAACATTGTGGAGGAAATCGGCGCGTGGGTGACGACTTCATGTTGAACCCTGGTTTGGGAGGTGAACTGTCGACATGGAATGGGTTTTATCACGGATCTGCCTCAGGGTCGAAAGAAATGAAAGCTCACATACCCTCATCGGGCTTTGATTACCGTAACTGCAGTAGGGGCAAAAATGTAGTATCTGACCACATGACTAGTCATGGATATGGGCATTTTCCAAGAGGATCCTCGTTTGCAGATTCAAAACCTCCACTAGATATTAACTTGAACGAGGTGGTTTCGAAGAGCTCGTATAATGAGGTAATGGTCCTGCCAGATGTTGCTACAGTTGATGATAAAAGTAAGCCTGAGGGCCACCGATCTTCATTGCCCTGGCTTAATAACACGCCAGCCCGTGCTAATGATGCTGCAAATTCTAGAAGCTACGTCCAAGATTTTTCCAATCAATTGTCTTGTAAGGCCGAAACAGTTAGAGATCTCAATGAGCCATTCACCCCAATAATTGAGTTGGAGTCGAATGAGATGAAGACTACCAGGAACCAGAATGTTAAGAAAATTCTGGGGTTCCCCATTTTTGAAGCAGGTGATCTGAAAAGTGAGCTCTTTTCTCATGTTTCCAACTCGGCAAGTTTTAGTTGCCCTCGTGATGGAAACGGTGTCGTTAAAGAAAGGAAGAATAGAGTAATAGATATAAACCTAGAGTGTGAACCTGAAGAAGAGGTTGTGGTGAATGAAAAGCAGACAAAATGTGGCGTTGTCAGAGACTTCATCGATTTGAACTCGTGTATAACAGACTGTGAAGATGCTTTAGCACCTTCTTACGAAAGCAAGACTGTCAAAGGTAAGGTGATTCTTGATATAGATTTGGAATCTCCTGTTCTTCCGGAGAAAGAGTCCAACGAGGATGCTGAGGGTGCAGCAGTATCCTTACTGTTGGAGAATAAAACCGATTCATCACAGGACGAAGCTCTTAGAACTGCAGCTGAAGCAATCATTGCCATGTCATCATCCTGTCCGAAAATCCATCCAGAGGAGAGTGCTGGTATTGATATTCTGGAAGCTTCCTTGGCAGAATCGTTCATGTTGTTTGTCAATGCTGTTTCCTCGTGTCCAGATGAAAGCATGTCCACAGATAAGGATGGCTTGCCAAAGGACTTATCTGAGGAGATGGATGATTTCGAGGCAATGACATTGCAGATACCAGAGACAGGGGAGGAGGATTACATGCCAACGCCCTTTGTCCCTGAGCTCCAGAAGAATGAAGAGGCGGGGGGCAATACAGTGACAAGGCCCCGAAGGGGTCAGGCAAGGAGAGGGAGGCAGCGGAGGGACTTTCAAAGGGACATCCTTCCCGGTCTGACATCCCTGTCGCGCCATGAGGTGACTGAGGATATCCAAACATTCGGGGGTATGATGAGAGCCACAGGGCATCACTGGGTTTCGGGTCTGGCCAGAAGAAATGGCACCAGAAATGGGGGTGGACGGGGCAGGAGACGAGCTGTGGTAGAGACGGTCCCTGCTGCGGctccaactccaactccaactccaactccaCTGATACAGCAACTCAACAGCATAGAAGCTGGTTTGGAGGACAGAAGCCTAACGGGGTGGGGGAAGACGCCGAGACGCCCCAGACGACAGAGATGCCCTGCAGCAGGTAACCCTACTGCTGTGGTGTTAACTTAA
- the LOC121794867 gene encoding clp protease adapter protein ClpF, chloroplastic-like isoform X3: MNETSPVNCVTQENSGRRYESHGNQLQKKHILHTLEVPFSAIGSRTIKCSVLCGSSDWSRRSSTQVREPYSVVGAPRLCHCVYGGRGASFAGPLKLSRRSGLKVQAGWLFRGNDKGSELDASCEHSERASEDILMFFFELDLATRVQYALNLEQYEVAQQLRNKLTEVETEVIKLRESRRGSASKSEAQDMAISILRLRADLQNAVENENYHQAAELRDEISKLEAKSLAASVKAQAYESAKYALRLGQKVKHKIFGYRAVICGMDPVCCESKSWIEGANIDKLTRGPDQPFYQVLVDMQENPNLLVAYDRPILCSTSRCSIIIFLLTPLLFPD; this comes from the exons ATGAATGAGACCAGCCCAGTAAACTGTGTGACTCAGGAGAATAGTGGACGGAGATACGAATCGCACGGCAACCAACTGCAGAAAAAACACATTCTTCACACACTCGAGGTGCCGTTTTCAGCGATTGGAAGTAGAACCATAAA ATGCAGTGTTTTGTGTGGATCAAGTGATTGGTCAAGGAGAAGTTCTACCCAAGTTAGGGAGCCGTATTCAGTTGTTGGGGCTCCGAGGTTGTGTCATTGTGTGTATGGTGGAAGAGGGGCCTCCTTTGCTGGACCACTTAAGCTGTCCAGACGTAGTGGTTTGAAGGTTCAAGCTGGATGGCTATTTAGAGGAAATGATAAGGGATCAGAATTGGATGCGAGCTGTGAGCATAGTGAGAGAGCCAGTGAGGATATTCTGATGTTTTTCTTTGAGCTCGATTTGGCCACCCGTGTACAG TATGCTTTGAATTTGGAGCAGTATGAAGTAGCCCAGCAACTGAGGAACAAGTTGACTGAG GTTGAAACAGAGGTTATCAAACTCCGAGAAAGCAGAAGAGGATCAGCATCCAAGAGTGAAGCTCAAGATATGGCTATAAGTATATTGAGACTACG TGCAGACTTGCAGAATGCAGTTGAGAATGAGAACTATCATCAGGCGGCTGAGTTGCGAGATGAAATTTCCAAACTCGAAGCGAAGTCTTTGGCTGCATCTGTAAAAGCCCAAGCATATGAAAGTGCAAAATATGCTCTCCGTTTGGGCCAAAAAGTAAAGCATAAAATATTTG GATATCGGGCTGTTATCTGTGGCATGGATCCAGTATGCTGTGAATCGAAATCATGGATTGAGGGTGCAAATATTGACAAGTTGACTCGTGGCCCTGATCAACCCTTCTATCAG GTGTTGGTTGACATGCAAGAAAACCCCAACCTCTTAGTGGCATACG ATAGACCAATATTGTGCTCGACTTCACGTTGCTCCATCATCATTTTCCTTCTCACACCTCTACTTTTCCCAGACTGA
- the LOC121794867 gene encoding clp protease adapter protein ClpF, chloroplastic-like isoform X1 gives MNETSPVNCVTQENSGRRYESHGNQLQKKHILHTLEVPFSAIGSRTIKCSVLCGSSDWSRRSSTQVREPYSVVGAPRLCHCVYGGRGASFAGPLKLSRRSGLKVQAGWLFRGNDKGSELDASCEHSERASEDILMFFFELDLATRVQYALNLEQYEVAQQLRNKLTEVETEVIKLRESRRGSASKSEAQDMAISILRLRADLQNAVENENYHQAAELRDEISKLEAKSLAASVKAQAYESAKYALRLGQKVKHKIFGYRAVICGMDPVCCESKSWIEGANIDKLTRGPDQPFYQVLVDMQENPNLLVAYVAEENLMVPDQQYMDRFEHPYASFLFYGMDGGGDFIPIKQLREKYNQPRHQLPYDPQDEDSGKSA, from the exons ATGAATGAGACCAGCCCAGTAAACTGTGTGACTCAGGAGAATAGTGGACGGAGATACGAATCGCACGGCAACCAACTGCAGAAAAAACACATTCTTCACACACTCGAGGTGCCGTTTTCAGCGATTGGAAGTAGAACCATAAA ATGCAGTGTTTTGTGTGGATCAAGTGATTGGTCAAGGAGAAGTTCTACCCAAGTTAGGGAGCCGTATTCAGTTGTTGGGGCTCCGAGGTTGTGTCATTGTGTGTATGGTGGAAGAGGGGCCTCCTTTGCTGGACCACTTAAGCTGTCCAGACGTAGTGGTTTGAAGGTTCAAGCTGGATGGCTATTTAGAGGAAATGATAAGGGATCAGAATTGGATGCGAGCTGTGAGCATAGTGAGAGAGCCAGTGAGGATATTCTGATGTTTTTCTTTGAGCTCGATTTGGCCACCCGTGTACAG TATGCTTTGAATTTGGAGCAGTATGAAGTAGCCCAGCAACTGAGGAACAAGTTGACTGAG GTTGAAACAGAGGTTATCAAACTCCGAGAAAGCAGAAGAGGATCAGCATCCAAGAGTGAAGCTCAAGATATGGCTATAAGTATATTGAGACTACG TGCAGACTTGCAGAATGCAGTTGAGAATGAGAACTATCATCAGGCGGCTGAGTTGCGAGATGAAATTTCCAAACTCGAAGCGAAGTCTTTGGCTGCATCTGTAAAAGCCCAAGCATATGAAAGTGCAAAATATGCTCTCCGTTTGGGCCAAAAAGTAAAGCATAAAATATTTG GATATCGGGCTGTTATCTGTGGCATGGATCCAGTATGCTGTGAATCGAAATCATGGATTGAGGGTGCAAATATTGACAAGTTGACTCGTGGCCCTGATCAACCCTTCTATCAG GTGTTGGTTGACATGCAAGAAAACCCCAACCTCTTAGTGGCATACG TTGCCGAGGAGAACTTAATGGTGCCGGATCAACAATACATG GATAGGTTTGAACACCCTTATGCTTCCTTCTTATTCTATGGAATGGATGGTGGTGGGGATTTTATCCCGATTAAACAGCTGCGGGAGAAATACAACCAGCCACGGCATCAGCTCCCCTACGATCCACAGGACGAGGACTCCGGGAAGAGTGCATAG
- the LOC121794866 gene encoding uncharacterized protein LOC121794866 isoform X1 — MGTKVDSKSYFPGYYSMRDLNEDSSSSSWPICYGDKAISNGQYYNGFMPRTAMDGYPGYGKDALKQTMLEHEAVFKNQVSELHRVYRIQRDMMEEYRRKELRRIRPSIEPLSSSSLGGPQVALEDARKWHMTGFPMLNSNYERTSISGVEITNSPMSCTKGNTDVQPGQFPFQNGSSSVKDSELLDSRPMKVRKKLFDLELPADEYIGTDEGKESPDCKGSDVSSYAPNGNLKSGPETQKLSPVGHIGATTECRIDASASGSCFRNPVMLADLNEPIDVEEATAPSSTNIFGHGSINRHTNGVNQHAMLNAGYLGANAKTVNYREGLLTNSSVESKANERGPLSHIYEAGSSRSNFYSVIPSLQQDKSHPMQCMLNPHDQTPGIYLTRHSQEDSWREGAHHHLESSDRSRDQSNNRFMGPHMASHAPGSDPFFSSSYYSGTWAHGVPSWAKPAKSFTQIITAADSRLNPAAAMDRGVQISGEPVSSWAKPAKCFTQMMTATDSSLTPAAAMDRGLQISAEWQKHCGGNRRVGDDFMLNPGLGGELSTWNGFYHGSASGSKEMKAHIPSSGFDYRNCSRGKNVVSDHMTSHGYGHFPRGSSFADSKPPLDINLNEVVSKSSYNEVMVLPDVATVDDKSKPEGHRSSLPWLNNTPARANDAANSRSYVQDFSNQLSCKAETVRDLNEPFTPIIELESNEMKTTRNQNVKKILGFPIFEAGDLKSELFSHVSNSASFSCPRDGNGVVKERKNRVIDINLECEPEEEVVVNEKQTKCGVVRDFIDLNSCITDCEDALAPSYESKTVKGKVILDIDLESPVLPEKESNEDAEGAAVSLLLENKTDSSQDEALRTAAEAIIAMSSSCPKIHPEESAGIDILEASLAESFMLFVNAVSSCPDESMSTDKDGLPKDLSEEMDDFEAMTLQIPETGEEDYMPTPFVPELQKNEEAGGNTVTRPRRGQARRGRQRRDFQRDILPGLTSLSRHEVTEDIQTFGGMMRATGHHWVSGLARRNGTRNGGGRGRRRAVVETVPAAAPTPTPTPTPLIQQLNSIEAGLEDRSLTGWGKTPRRPRRQRCPAAGNPTAVVLT, encoded by the exons ATGGGAACAAAAGTAGATAGCAAGAGCTATTTTCCGGGATATTACTCCATGAGAGATCTTAATGAGGATTCTAGCAGTAGTAGCTGGCCCATTTGTTACGGAGATAAGGCTATCTCAAACGGGCAATATTACAATGGCTTCATGCCTAGGACAGCAATGGATGGTTATCCTGGGTATGGCAAGGATGCATTGAAGCAGACAATGCTTGAACACGAGGCTGTTTTTAAGAATCAG GTTTCTGAACTCCACCGTGTTTACCGGATCCAGAGAGATATGATGGAAGAATACAGAAGGAAAGAACTACGTAGAATCCGACCATCAATAGAACCATTGTCATCATCAAGTCTCGGAGGGCCTCAAGTGGCATTAGAAGATGCTCGGAAATGGCACATGACGGGCTTTCCTATGTTGAATTCTAATTATGAAAGAACATCTATCTCGGGGGTTGAAATCACTAATTCTCCTATGAGTTGTACGAAAGGGAACACCGATGTGCAACCTGGTCAGTTCCCATTCCAGAATGGGTCTTCTTCTGTAAAAGACTCTGAACTGTTGGATTCAAGACCAATGAAGGTGAGGAAGAAGTTGTTCGATCTTGAACTACCAGCAGATGAGTATATTGGTACTGATGAAGGCAAAGAGTCACCGGATTGCAAAGGCTCGGATGTATCAAGTTATGCTCCTAACGGAAATCTAAAAAGTGGACCTGAAACTCAGAAGTTATCTCCCGTCGGGCATATTGGAGCAACAACTGAATGTAGGATAGATGCCTCAGCTTCTGGTTCTTGTTTTAGGAACCCTGTTATGTTGGCTGATCTGAACGAACCCATTGATGTTGAAGAGGCAACTGCTCCTTCGTCGACGAATATCTTTGGTCATGGTTCTATCAACCGACATACTAATGGTGTGAATCAGCATGCCATGTTGAATGCAGGTTATTTAGGTGCAAATGCCAAAACAGTAAATTACCGGGAAGGTCTTTTGACCAATTCGTCTGTTGAGAGTAAAGCTAATGAGAGAGGACCTCTCTCCCATATCTATGAAGCAG GGTCCAGCAGAAGTAACTTCTATTCAGTAATTCCCAGTCTTCAGCAAGATAAGTCTCATCCAATGCAATGCATGCTCAATCCACACGATCAAACTCCTGGAATATATCTAACTCGACATAGTCAAGAAGACTCTTGGAGGGAGGGAGCCCACCATCATCTAGAATCTTCTGATAGAAGCCGTGATCAGTCCAATAATAGATTCATGGGACCCCATATGGCTTCTCACGCCCCTGGTTCAGACCCATTCTTTAGTTCGTCTTATTATTCTGGCACCTGGGCTCATGGCGTCCCATCCTGGGCGAAGCCTGCTAAGAGCTTTACTCAGATAATAACAGCGGCAGATTCACGTCTGAACCCAGCTGCAGCAATGGATCGAGGGGTGCAGATTTCAGGAGAGCCTGTCTCATCCTGGGCGAAGCCTGCTAAATGCTTTACTCAGATGATGACCGCGACGGATTCATCTCTGACCCCAGCTGCAGCAATGGATCGAGGGCTGCAGATTTCAGCAGAGTGGCAGAAACATTGTGGAGGAAATCGGCGCGTGGGTGACGACTTCATGTTGAACCCTGGTTTGGGAGGTGAACTGTCGACATGGAATGGGTTTTATCACGGATCTGCCTCAGGGTCGAAAGAAATGAAAGCTCACATACCCTCATCGGGCTTTGATTACCGTAACTGCAGTAGGGGCAAAAATGTAGTATCTGACCACATGACTAGTCATGGATATGGGCATTTTCCAAGAGGATCCTCGTTTGCAGATTCAAAACCTCCACTAGATATTAACTTGAACGAGGTGGTTTCGAAGAGCTCGTATAATGAGGTAATGGTCCTGCCAGATGTTGCTACAGTTGATGATAAAAGTAAGCCTGAGGGCCACCGATCTTCATTGCCCTGGCTTAATAACACGCCAGCCCGTGCTAATGATGCTGCAAATTCTAGAAGCTACGTCCAAGATTTTTCCAATCAATTGTCTTGTAAGGCCGAAACAGTTAGAGATCTCAATGAGCCATTCACCCCAATAATTGAGTTGGAGTCGAATGAGATGAAGACTACCAGGAACCAGAATGTTAAGAAAATTCTGGGGTTCCCCATTTTTGAAGCAGGTGATCTGAAAAGTGAGCTCTTTTCTCATGTTTCCAACTCGGCAAGTTTTAGTTGCCCTCGTGATGGAAACGGTGTCGTTAAAGAAAGGAAGAATAGAGTAATAGATATAAACCTAGAGTGTGAACCTGAAGAAGAGGTTGTGGTGAATGAAAAGCAGACAAAATGTGGCGTTGTCAGAGACTTCATCGATTTGAACTCGTGTATAACAGACTGTGAAGATGCTTTAGCACCTTCTTACGAAAGCAAGACTGTCAAAGGTAAGGTGATTCTTGATATAGATTTGGAATCTCCTGTTCTTCCGGAGAAAGAGTCCAACGAGGATGCTGAGGGTGCAGCAGTATCCTTACTGTTGGAGAATAAAACCGATTCATCACAGGACGAAGCTCTTAGAACTGCAGCTGAAGCAATCATTGCCATGTCATCATCCTGTCCGAAAATCCATCCAGAGGAGAGTGCTGGTATTGATATTCTGGAAGCTTCCTTGGCAGAATCGTTCATGTTGTTTGTCAATGCTGTTTCCTCGTGTCCAGATGAAAGCATGTCCACAGATAAGGATGGCTTGCCAAAGGACTTATCTGAGGAGATGGATGATTTCGAGGCAATGACATTGCAGATACCAGAGACAGGGGAGGAGGATTACATGCCAACGCCCTTTGTCCCTGAGCTCCAGAAGAATGAAGAGGCGGGGGGCAATACAGTGACAAGGCCCCGAAGGGGTCAGGCAAGGAGAGGGAGGCAGCGGAGGGACTTTCAAAGGGACATCCTTCCCGGTCTGACATCCCTGTCGCGCCATGAGGTGACTGAGGATATCCAAACATTCGGGGGTATGATGAGAGCCACAGGGCATCACTGGGTTTCGGGTCTGGCCAGAAGAAATGGCACCAGAAATGGGGGTGGACGGGGCAGGAGACGAGCTGTGGTAGAGACGGTCCCTGCTGCGGctccaactccaactccaactccaactccaCTGATACAGCAACTCAACAGCATAGAAGCTGGTTTGGAGGACAGAAGCCTAACGGGGTGGGGGAAGACGCCGAGACGCCCCAGACGACAGAGATGCCCTGCAGCAGGTAACCCTACTGCTGTGGTGTTAACTTAA